Within the Acinonyx jubatus isolate Ajub_Pintada_27869175 chromosome E4, VMU_Ajub_asm_v1.0, whole genome shotgun sequence genome, the region cacgccctcccccccccctgccTCCAGGGCTTTCCTCTTCACACTGGGCAGCACCCTGCCCATGCCCTGCGCCTGACCTagtctcccctccttccttctatcTCAGCCTCAGGGCACTGTCAGGTCCTGTCTTCTCACCAGGATGAACTCGCTGGTTTCCTGGCAGCTGATGCTTTTCCTCTGTGCCACCTCCTTCAGGGAGACATTTGAAAAGGTGGCACCCGTGGAGAATCCTCTATCTACAGGTATGCGTGGTCTGGGAAGaagggcggggcagggcggggacggggtggggggtgcacaTGAGTTGTCGTAAAATAAGAGTTACCATGGTTCTCAGATTAAAGCTAGTCTATCAATGTGACTTAAACGCTGCCTCTAATGAGAACCTAAGACTAGCACATGCCATTCATTTAGGGGCCGCATCAATCTTGCAAGCAAGGGATGTCTTACTGCTGTTATGGGCATCCGAGGCTGACCCCGGTTAACCACTGAGCTCCTCCTCACGTGTGTTCTCTGCTCTATGCCAACCACCTGTCTGAGCAGATCCATTGGGAAGGAATGTACTATGCAAGCTTTTCTGATCAGTGATCTCAGACCCTGTATGGggaatttggagggaaaaaaaagacctaagCAAAAGGACAGGTTGTTAATATCTGTCAACCTTATGAGTTCACTGTGCAACTGATTAGCTGGAGAAAAGGAGGCCCAAAGAGGCAAAGAAAACCCCGGAAGTCAATCAAATGCTGCAACAGCCCTGCAGGTGCAGGAACTGCCAAGAGCGTGCCTCTGAGCAGCACGAGCTAGTCCCCGGAACAGGAGTTGGGGGTTTAACACTGCTTGGTGGTCAGTTTCCTGGGCACATGAGATGTGGCTTGTCCTCTCCGGCCTGCGGTAGTTCTCTAGCCATGGAACTTGGAGCGTCCCCTGTACACGTGTGATATCACTGCGCCCATAAGATATCCCAGAGCAAAGAGAAGATGGCCCGGGTGCCCTTGGCCAACAGTGTCTTCTCTCCTGGGATCCACGTGTTCTTTCTGGGTGAGGGAGGCTCCCCCAGAGAATAACCTCACCTCTTTCCCCCAGGGACATTGACCTGTTGACTCTTTTTGGCAAGTGGCTCTAAGTGAGGCCACACACAGTAGCCTGAGCAGTAATCCTACTGCAGGGATGATGGGTGTCACTGGGAAGAAAGCCAtcatccctccctgcctcagccaGGCCCTAAGCAAGGCGGGAGGGGCCTTCTAGGAAGATTAGCATTAACTCTGAACCACGCCCACACTCCTCTCCTCCAAAGTATGCCAAGGCATTGAGGAGCAGGGCTCAAAGCcaactacccaccccccccccaacacacccaCTCACACACCAGGCCTCATTTCCACTAATCTCGTGCCACAATTGGCTGGGGTTCCTGTCTACTCAGAGCTAGTTGCACTATTTTACTGCCAAAAATTACAGTGAATTTAACAAGCCTTGCATGTGAAGTGCCTTCCTAATTAGCCTTGTTAGCCCTCAGTGTGAAGGGAAGAGATTATatctggggaggcaggggtgagcAGGTGAAGGTGACCCAGATAATTTCTCATTCTTCACTGAGCCCTTATGCAGCTTATTAGGGGGTCACACTAACTGGGGGGGAGGTGTGGGGCACAGTGGTCCTAGCTCTACCCTTGTTTTTGTTAACTACAGACTTTTCATTTGCTCTTATATATTGAACAAGCATTTGAAGCCCTACTACGTGCAGGCGCAGATCACTGTTTCAAGCACTCAGAGAACTGAATGAACACAGCTCCCACCCGCCCCAAGGAGCTCAGTCCAGTGGGGGAGCCTGAGACAGAGACAAGACAGAGGGCCAGGCAGTGAGCCAAGAAATGCCCAACTTGAGTGTCCAACAAATACTGCAGGCTTATTTCCAAGCTCTACCCTGTTTGCTTCCGAAAAGGAAGTGATTTAATACAAAAGACATTTAAGATCATTCCCGAAACCATCTGAAACCAAAGCTATGTTGAAAGAGGAGCCAGTGACCTAACCCCCTGGGGGGCTAAGATGGTCTGCATTGAGCTCTGGGCTTCCTAGAGGTCCAGGAATGAAAGGGACCAGGAACTACGAGAGGGAAGCACAGGCTAGGGGTGGGAGCAGGTGTTCCAAAGCCTTCTCTCCTGGCCTCACCTCAACCTCTCCCTGTGGTTCTGCCCTAGGCCAGCGGCTCGAATCCCAGGCCCTCCTGGCCCCGTGGGAGCAGAGCCCGCGATGCGCGGAGAGAAAGCCCACCGGGGCCCAGCCCAACGCGCGGGGGGCCTCGCTGTGCCCTCCTCCCGAGAGTGCCGCGGGGCCCCAGCGGCCAGGCCTGTGCGCCCCCCGCAGCCGCCTGATCCCCGCCCCGCGGGGCGCGGTGCTGGTTCAGCGGGAGAAAGACCTGTCCACCTACAACTGGAACTCCTTCGGCCTGCGCTACGGGAAGCGGCAGACCGCGCCTCCCGGAAGCGTCCGCGGGGGGCGCTGCGCTTGGCTGAGCGCCAGGTgcgggatgggggcgggggcatGAATTTCAAACCCCAGACTAGGCgtctgagctgggggtggggggtggagggtaggGCAGTGGGAGGGGGACTGGGGCTTCTGTCCtgaaacaataaaggaaatgctGCCCAAACATCCTGAGTGCGATTTGTGGCTAATTTTTGCAAGCAGCGCCGATTAGTTTTCCCTCGCTCCTCAACTGGATTTTTACTGGTTTTAAGATGACTTTAGTCTTATCAAgctcagtgcttttcaaactagAGATATGAAGAACCAGATTGTTTTTCCCCAGTCTGGGGCAGATCactacttaaaacacacacacacacgcgatGAATagctgaaaaatttttaaattttaaaaataaagagacaccGGAACTGGTTGCTGCTTCAGTGTTTCGGCAACAtcaaatttctattaaaattgcTGCAGCTGTCCTCTTAATTCCTAGACTTAGCTCATTGCCTGCAGGTGACAACATTTCGCAGAGGGGCACGAGCCATGgcccacactttgagtagcactgATCTAGGCCAGGGGAAGACGGCTGAAGCATCTCCTCCTTTCCCAGGGAAGTTTACAGCCAGTTGGACAGCTTGATCTGGAAAATGATGCCAACCACTACCCTTTCCACTGAAGCTTAAAGATCActccagcaaccccccccccccccagacctcTGCTGGGGCGCTCAGCCTCAAGGCACTGAAGTCTGCATGCAAGAGTGGCCTGGgccacccatccccctcccccagggaaaGCCCTGGATGCGGCCAGTTCTCTACCTGTATCACTTTTCTGCATCCTTGTAACCACCGAGGGCACTGGGCATGCAGTATCCCCACTTTCAGGTGAGAACCCTGAGGTTCAGAAAGATACATAACTCACTGAAGGCCTGCAGCCAATGAATGGTGAGCCTAATCAGTCTCCAGACAGCACCTGGCCCCCACTTCATGCCGGGAAGGGTTTCCAGCTGAGTCAGCCCTGGTGGACATCGAGAAAGGTCAGTCTGCCCTATGGGGACCTTCTTGGAGGCCCCCCAACAGCTGGGGAGTTGGTTTCTGTAGTAAGAAGTAGAGGCTTGTCAGTAGGGAAACTGACAGGAAATCCACACCCTTCTGCCTGCAAGAAAAGCCAGCCCTTTCTGACAGGCTCTGTAGGCTCCTACCCTGCCTGGCCTAGGATGGAAATGCTCTTTCCCTGAAGGACTACGAGGCCACCACCATCCTGAGAAGCGCCACAGCGTTCCACCCATTACAGAAACGAGGACTCCACTGAATGGAGGGCGAACGTGTTGCCATGGCAATGAGACAGGCTGCCATGGGAACACGAcaacctgccccacccccatctctacCCTGAAACCATCTTCCAGGATCTTTCAAATTATCGCTACTGCTGTGAGCTCCTGTCATAGCACGGCATGACAGGGGGATGCTGTTGATATTTGGAAGGGACTTCTCCCCCAAAACAGCCTAGGCTGCGTCTCTGTACCTCTGGGAAAGGAGTCATAAACTCAACACCTAAGTGAGTTTTCCTACTCTCTGGGCCGTTCCTTTCTCTGATGAAGACCGTGGGTGGGAAGAGTGTGAAGGGCCTCTGAAATGTGCTCGTAGGCAGCCCAGTTTTTACAAAATTCGCTGCGCTGCCCCCAAACCCTTCCTTAAGCCTTAAGTTTAGGCAGATAGGAGCTAGGAGCACACGCgttgtatgtgtgcacgtgtgctgCTTCAGGGGCACGGATCTCACCCATAAGAAGCAGGCCTGTGTGGGAGAGGGTGTTGTGTAAGAGGACTAAACATGAACAACTGTGTGCATGTTCATACACATGTGTCTGTGTGACCCTGTGTGTGGTATGGGCCCCTCTAACTAGATTGCAGGCTTTCTCAGCCCCCACTGCTACCCACGTGTCCTTGAGGATGTCTGTCCTGGGTGATTTAGAGGCCCTCCTTCAGCAGGCAGCAGGAGGGGAGCTGGGTCCCATGCTTCTGCCTGAAAGACTTTGGGATTTACAGTTCTTGGCCCCGTGTCTTGGGACAAAGGGATCTCTTTGGTTTCGTGAGGCTCCCAGCCTGACTCTGAACCTGCTCCCCAGATTGGAGGGAGTGTTCAGGGCAGGTTGGAGGCTGTGAGGGGCTATAAACATTCCTGGCCCCAGGGGCTCCCATCTGCCTCTCTAGACTTTCTGGGTGATAGCTAGGGCACCAGGCTTGGAGGTGAGGCTGCCGCGGCACACTCAAATCCATTCCTCCCTGGGATCTGAATAACCAGGAAGGCCTGGGCATCCCTCactggaggaagggaaagggggagggtctCTTCCCAAGTCCCAGCTCCTTTGGGAAGTCTGTCAGCATAGCCGGAAGCTGGTCTCACACCTGCTGTGGAAAGGAATAGGAGGGCAGGGGCATTTCTGCCTCTGGTATTACACTTAATACACTAACAAGAAATGTTTGAGTACCTGCAGTGAGCTAAGCTGCCCCATTTCCTCCTCACAACACCTGCAGGAGGTGGGCAATATTATCCCCATGGTacaaaagagaaagctgaggctgggagaggggaagtggtgtgcccaaggtcacacagcaggaaaCTTACAGAGCCAAGAGGCAGACCCCCACCTGCTAACTGCAGACACCATaggctttcctttctctctggccccttGCTGTGTGTCAGGCCAACCCTTTTCCTGAAAGATTTGTCCTGGGAAGTAGGTCCGGCAGCTGGTGTAACTCTATCCCAATTCCTCTCCAGACTGCTTTCATAACAACACAGGTGAAGTCACCGAGGCCCAGAGCAGGCCTCCTCCCCTTCAACTTCCTGTCAAGGGCCAGGCATCTGAATTTTTCCCTTGTCGTTCTCCTTCTCTCGGGAAGCAGCCTCCCCAGTTCAGACTCACTAGGAGTCACCAGGAGTGAAGGGGGTCAAGTCCAGGGAGAGCCAGCAAAACGCCTTTCCTTACCTTCAGTGCTGTCTTCCATTTTAAAGACATCAGAGCCCAGCACGTTTCCACGTTTGGCTCAGAGtagggagcccagggagggggaagggggacaggACACACAGCCACACCTTCATCCCCTTCtcacattttgtttctgtttcctctaaAGTTGTCCAATAGAGTCTCAACAACTGTCCCTTCGATGTATTACCGTcacaaaatgctaaaaaaaagtaCCACTTTTGACACATTGATGTCTGCTCACTTCCGAAGCCCCTTAAAAGACACCGAAGGAACAGAGGAGCGTGAATTCTCAAGGACAGAAGGGACAGCAGATGAGAAATGACAACCAGATTTTGAAGATGGAAATTAGAGGGCTTGGCAGAATGAGGGAAGATACAACCTCAAAGCCAGCCAAGGGGTTTACTGATGCACCCCAGGACCCAGTCTCAGGACCGGGAGGTCGCTGGGGGTGAATCCTGGACTGCAAACAGTGGGGACTGGCCGGAAATCTGTACGTGGAAAAGTCAAACTTTTTGCATCCCGTCTCCCCAGGCGACACAGCCAGGCAAGGTCCAAGAAAGAAGGTCCCAGAGAAAGacctcagaggggcgcctgggtggctagctgggtaagcctctgactcctgatttcggctcaggtcaggatctcacaggttgtgagttggagccccgtgagctcaagccctgagtCAAGCTTCACCGTgattacagagcctgcttaggattctctctctccctttctctctgcccttacccccccccccacctttctctctcaaaataaataaataaacttaaaaaaaaaaaaaaaggacctcaGATACTGACATCGGAGGTGCCTTAGTCCATTCGAGTTgctatgacaaaataccacaggctggtggcttataaacaacagaaacttgtCCTTCACAGTGCTAGAGGCTGAAGGTCCAAGATCAAAGGGCCCCAGATTCCCTGCTTGGTgagggcccacttcctggttcctGAAGGCTTTCTTTTCGCTGTATCCACAcgtggtgggaaggaggaggggtctctctctctctctctctctctctctctcgtctctttCCTTGGGGgactaatcccactcatgaggaCTCTACCCCCATctcctaatcacctcccaaaggccccacctccaaacaccatcacttTGGggcttaggatttcaacatatggttTTGAAAGGACACAACCATTCGGTCTACAGGAATGCCCCAGGGAGAAGCCAGCTCAGAACTTCCATCTAGAGAGGGTGGGCCAGCACGAGCCCTGCTATGCACACTGAATCTCTA harbors:
- the KISS1 gene encoding metastasis-suppressor KiSS-1 yields the protein MNSLVSWQLMLFLCATSFRETFEKVAPVENPLSTGQRLESQALLAPWEQSPRCAERKPTGAQPNARGASLCPPPESAAGPQRPGLCAPRSRLIPAPRGAVLVQREKDLSTYNWNSFGLRYGKRQTAPPGSVRGGRCAWLSARCGMGAGA